In a single window of the uncultured Dysgonomonas sp. genome:
- a CDS encoding polysaccharide biosynthesis tyrosine autokinase — MKRNTEEDFIQIQDLWKMSVEKWHWFAISLTICLIFAFLYIAITSPVYTRMAAVLIKDNSAKGGMLSDNINTFSDMGLFKSNTNINNEILTFKSPLLMQEVVQRMKLDEDYSTKGFFRNKPLYKNSPVIVSIDSTNVNESFSFYIELLPQNKIRLANLTLNGEELDFPDEEINLSESVNTPLGSIRINPTAFYSKVYYNQQILFVKSNLRSIVNHYTNALNVGLSNEDATIIDISLNDVSAQRAEDILDTLITVYNKNWIQERTQIAVNTSSFIEERLNVIEKELGGVEDSISRFKSQNLIPDIQAASNMYMARSNENDTKIQALSTQHTIAKYILSHLKDSRTKDMLLPANLGIEGTNIDRQINEYNTLLLKRNTLLANSSDNNPLVLDIKQSLLFVREAIISSVDNLLISLDTQIRNIQKSETKINERIASSPEQAKYLLSVERQQAVKEALYLFLLQKQEENQLSQTFTVYNTKIITPPSGNMFPTTPRKTSILLVAAAIGFLLPAIIIIIVENMTITLRGRKDLSSLSLPFIGEIPQIINGKKKLLLKNRSTKNRDDIIVKEGKKDYMNEAFRVIRTNLDFILSTNGEAQQKVIMFTSFNIGSGKTFTTINLAISMAIKGKKVVVIDLDMRKASLSSYIDSPSAGISNYLGKMIDNPDQIIRKGAIHPNLDIIPAGTIPPNPVELLLDDRLQQLLDELREKYDYIFLDCPPVEIVTDASIVGKVTDITIFVVRAGLMDRRMLPEIEEMYQKDQYNNMTLLLNGTQYMRGKYGYNRYGYTHADNYLA, encoded by the coding sequence ATGAAAAGAAATACAGAAGAAGATTTTATACAGATACAGGACTTATGGAAAATGTCGGTAGAAAAATGGCATTGGTTTGCTATTTCTTTGACGATATGCCTGATCTTCGCATTCTTGTATATTGCGATTACCTCTCCGGTATACACACGTATGGCAGCGGTACTAATTAAAGATAATTCGGCCAAAGGTGGAATGCTGTCCGATAATATAAATACCTTTTCTGATATGGGATTATTTAAATCCAATACGAATATTAATAATGAGATATTGACTTTCAAATCTCCTCTATTGATGCAGGAAGTCGTACAGCGTATGAAACTGGATGAAGATTATAGCACAAAAGGATTTTTCAGAAACAAGCCTTTATATAAAAATTCACCGGTAATAGTTTCTATTGACTCTACGAATGTAAATGAATCTTTTTCTTTCTATATCGAATTGCTTCCTCAAAATAAGATAAGGCTAGCAAATCTTACTCTTAATGGCGAAGAACTGGATTTTCCGGATGAAGAAATTAACTTATCGGAATCGGTAAATACACCTTTAGGCAGCATTAGAATAAATCCTACCGCCTTTTATTCCAAAGTATATTATAATCAACAGATATTATTTGTGAAATCCAATCTTCGAAGTATTGTGAATCATTATACAAATGCATTGAATGTCGGGTTGAGTAATGAAGATGCCACCATCATAGACATATCCTTAAACGATGTTTCTGCACAACGGGCCGAAGATATTCTGGACACTCTGATCACAGTATATAACAAAAACTGGATTCAGGAAAGGACCCAAATCGCCGTTAATACATCATCTTTCATCGAAGAACGCTTAAATGTCATCGAAAAAGAATTGGGGGGTGTAGAAGATAGTATTTCGAGATTTAAAAGTCAAAACCTGATACCTGATATTCAGGCGGCATCTAACATGTATATGGCGAGATCTAATGAAAACGATACAAAAATACAGGCACTTAGTACCCAACACACTATAGCGAAGTATATTCTTTCACACCTGAAAGATTCACGGACAAAAGATATGTTGTTACCGGCAAATCTGGGGATTGAGGGTACAAACATTGACAGACAAATAAACGAATATAACACTCTGTTGCTTAAACGAAATACTTTACTTGCAAACAGTAGTGATAATAACCCGTTAGTGCTGGACATAAAACAGTCACTGCTTTTTGTGCGCGAAGCCATTATATCGTCTGTAGATAATCTGCTCATCTCTTTGGATACACAAATAAGAAACATACAAAAGTCTGAAACAAAAATCAATGAGCGTATAGCTTCCAGTCCCGAACAGGCAAAATATCTCCTTTCGGTAGAAAGACAACAAGCTGTAAAAGAAGCATTATACCTTTTTTTATTGCAAAAACAGGAAGAAAATCAGTTGTCACAGACTTTCACGGTATACAACACCAAAATAATAACACCGCCATCCGGCAATATGTTTCCAACAACTCCCCGGAAAACATCGATATTACTGGTCGCTGCTGCTATCGGATTCCTCTTGCCTGCTATTATTATAATTATCGTGGAAAATATGACCATAACTCTCAGGGGGCGTAAAGATCTATCCTCTCTATCCTTGCCATTTATAGGCGAGATTCCTCAGATAATAAATGGAAAGAAAAAATTATTATTAAAAAACAGATCGACGAAGAATAGAGATGACATAATTGTAAAGGAAGGGAAAAAAGATTATATGAATGAAGCGTTCAGAGTTATACGTACTAATCTTGATTTTATATTGAGTACAAACGGAGAAGCACAGCAAAAGGTCATCATGTTCACATCTTTCAATATTGGTTCTGGGAAAACATTTACAACAATAAATCTGGCAATAAGTATGGCTATAAAAGGAAAAAAAGTTGTTGTTATAGATCTTGATATGAGAAAAGCTTCGTTAAGCTCATATATAGACTCTCCTTCGGCCGGAATATCCAATTATCTGGGAAAAATGATAGACAATCCTGATCAGATAATACGGAAAGGGGCAATCCATCCCAACCTGGATATTATTCCGGCAGGAACTATTCCGCCTAATCCGGTGGAACTTTTGCTAGATGACAGATTACAACAGTTGCTTGATGAATTAAGGGAAAAATACGATTACATTTTCCTCGATTGTCCCCCTGTCGAAATAGTTACGGACGCTTCTATTGTTGGTAAAGTTACGGATATCACAATATTCGTGGTCAGGGCAGGTTTGATGGACAGAAGAATGTTGCCCGAAATAGAAGAAATGTACCAAAAAGACCAATACAACAATATGACACTACTTCTCAACGGGACACAATACATGCGAGGTAAATACGGATATAACCGCTATGGGTATACTCACGCAGATAACTATCTTGCTTAA
- a CDS encoding MraY family glycosyltransferase, whose amino-acid sequence MELCIYCFLPFIISLFSSWFLIPQIRFIALKKRLFDIVDERKVHMGIIPRLGGVAFFPTFMLVSALFLCAYIIFRDTLDISIGMESVKEWILTLCCTMILYLTGIGDDLVGLQYRQKFVIQVFVASIFVASGLWINNLYGIFGIYDISLSFGIPLTIFIIIFILNAINLIDGIDGLASGLSMIAFLFYGCIFMYLHSWFYCIQAFIAFGMLVPFFYYNVFGNVKRGRKIFMGDGGSLTIAMLLSVFTIKLCYFEPEVMQVQIPHSIVIVFSLLIVPMFDVVRVVIHRLRTGCNPFKPDKNHIHHKFLDLGLSHKSTMIVILLISIFFGASNVLLAPYVNINFLLIFDIVLWTVMHVVITMKIRKKHFTETVETCDL is encoded by the coding sequence ATGGAATTATGTATTTATTGTTTTTTGCCTTTTATCATTAGTTTGTTTTCCTCGTGGTTTCTTATACCCCAGATTCGATTTATAGCACTAAAGAAAAGACTATTTGATATTGTAGATGAAAGGAAAGTACATATGGGTATTATTCCCCGACTGGGCGGTGTTGCTTTTTTTCCAACATTTATGCTCGTCTCGGCTCTGTTTTTATGTGCTTATATTATTTTTAGAGATACACTGGATATCTCTATCGGTATGGAATCTGTAAAAGAATGGATACTAACATTATGTTGTACCATGATACTATACCTGACCGGAATTGGCGATGACTTAGTTGGTCTGCAATATCGGCAAAAGTTTGTTATTCAGGTTTTTGTTGCCTCTATCTTTGTTGCTTCCGGTTTATGGATAAACAATCTATATGGTATTTTTGGCATTTATGATATTTCATTATCGTTTGGTATACCTCTTACCATATTTATTATAATTTTTATCCTCAATGCTATAAATCTTATTGATGGCATTGATGGTCTGGCTTCCGGATTGAGCATGATTGCTTTTCTCTTTTATGGCTGTATATTTATGTATCTTCACTCATGGTTTTATTGTATACAGGCTTTTATTGCATTTGGAATGCTGGTTCCATTTTTTTATTATAATGTATTTGGAAATGTAAAAAGAGGTCGAAAAATATTCATGGGAGATGGCGGCTCGCTTACTATAGCGATGTTACTCTCTGTGTTTACGATAAAGTTATGTTACTTTGAGCCGGAAGTAATGCAGGTACAGATTCCACACTCTATTGTAATAGTATTTTCATTGCTAATCGTACCTATGTTCGATGTGGTACGGGTGGTTATACATCGGCTACGTACCGGATGCAATCCCTTCAAACCGGATAAAAACCATATTCATCATAAATTTCTGGACTTGGGCTTGTCACACAAGTCGACAATGATAGTAATATTATTAATCTCTATATTTTTTGGAGCAAGTAATGTCCTGTTGGCTCCTTATGTAAATATCAATTTTTTGCTAATTTTTGATATTGTTTTGTGGACTGTCATGCATGTCGTGATAACAATGAAAATACGCAAAAAACACTTTACAGAAACAGTAGAAACATGTGATCTTTAG
- a CDS encoding polysaccharide biosynthesis/export family protein, whose translation MRSLMGFLPICILLLSSCNSSKNVTYFQDIPLEKNISIVKSSDITVMPKDLISIVVSSKTPELATLFNLPKVSYQAGSATSNESAGNQILGYTVDSGGYIDFPVLGRIHVAGLNREQLASMIKERLVKENLLNDAVVTVDFLNLKISVLGEVKSPGKYSIDRDQITLLEAISMAGDLTIYGKRNGILVIREADGKRITYKMDLRSSDTFSSPAYYLRQNDVIYVEPNSTRTGQSTINDNNVKSVSLWISIASFATTLAVLIFK comes from the coding sequence ATGAGATCTTTAATGGGATTTTTGCCGATTTGTATTTTACTCCTTTCATCATGTAACTCGTCTAAAAATGTTACATATTTTCAGGATATTCCTTTAGAAAAGAATATTTCAATTGTTAAATCTTCCGATATAACAGTCATGCCTAAAGATTTGATTTCGATAGTAGTATCAAGTAAGACCCCTGAACTCGCCACTCTATTCAATTTGCCAAAAGTTTCTTATCAGGCAGGCAGTGCAACCTCAAATGAAAGTGCGGGTAATCAGATTCTGGGTTATACTGTCGACTCGGGTGGTTACATAGATTTTCCGGTATTGGGACGAATTCATGTTGCGGGATTGAACAGGGAACAATTAGCATCGATGATAAAAGAAAGGCTCGTGAAAGAAAATCTGTTAAATGATGCTGTTGTAACAGTCGATTTTCTGAACCTGAAAATATCCGTATTAGGAGAAGTAAAGAGCCCTGGTAAATATAGCATAGACAGAGATCAAATCACACTGCTCGAAGCCATAAGTATGGCCGGCGATCTGACTATCTATGGCAAACGGAATGGCATTCTGGTTATCAGGGAAGCGGATGGAAAGCGTATTACATATAAAATGGACTTACGCTCGTCCGATACATTTTCATCTCCGGCATATTATCTTCGACAAAATGATGTAATATATGTAGAACCTAACAGCACACGCACAGGACAGTCTACGATAAACGACAACAATGTGAAATCCGTTTCTCTATGGATATCAATAGCCTCTTTTGCAACCACTTTAGCCGTTTTAATATTTAAATAA